One window of Watersipora subatra chromosome 3, tzWatSuba1.1, whole genome shotgun sequence genomic DNA carries:
- the LOC137390364 gene encoding potassium channel subfamily K member 4-like codes for MVTILYCIVGLPLTLMFIAKMGHAFATVFRVIYHTCCCAVCCLVCIIRRQNGKNKVVKNSSLDMNDALGALVIGPNDMLHRSTPYTSRHLWGRNIKRQFRRSLRHDTAVPTLLVLLVMAGYIVGGAAFFVLVEEGRWSYYEGAYFCFVTLTTIGFGDYLPGIWRTDGFRTTDLVLCTIYVLFGLALIGMCIDLMQVDGGKKLKWLARKVGLTKPKRTKTPSDTKKEKVGLKLSCEAIPQTVSASGFDRLPMQRSVSHNLEVPSPISIHSISGKRSSSVPNTPSTPIRSFSSRPSRVTLLPTTMDEERTSESGSNQ; via the coding sequence ATGGTCACCATACTTTATTGCATCGTGGGTTTACCGCTTACGCTCATGTTTATTGCGAAGATGGGACATGCATTTGCCACAGTGTTTCGTGTCATCTACCACACCTGTTGCTGTGCTGTATGCTGCTTGGTTTGCATCATAAGACGGCAGAACGGAAAAAATAAGGTTGTCAAGAACTCAAGCCTAGATATGAATGATGCTTTGGGGGCACTTGTGATTGGACCAAACGATATGTTGCATCGATCAACACCTTACACTTCTCGACATCTCTGGGGCAGAAATATTAAAAGGCAGTTTCGAAGAAGTTTAAGGCATGATACAGCTGTACCTACCTTGCTCGTTTTACTGGTAATGGCTGGATATATCGTAGGGGGTGCGGCTTTCTTCGTTCTTGTCGAAGAAGGCCGCTGGTCCTATTATGAAGGAGCGTACTTTTGCTTTGTCACACTGACAACAATTGGCTTCGGAGACTACCTACCAGGCATTTGGAGAACTGATGGATTCCGCACAACCGATCTGGTACTTTGCACAATCTACGTTCTTTTCGGGCTTGCCCTTATCGGTATGTGTATCGACCTTATGCAGGTCGATGGAGGTAAGAAATTAAAATGGCTCGCTAGAAAGGTTGGTCTAACTAAACCAAAGCGAACAAAAACTCCGAGTGACaccaaaaaagaaaaggttGGACTAAAACTATCATGCGAGGCAATTCCTCAAACTGTCTCTGCTAGTGGCTTCGACAGATTGCCTATGCAACGAAGTGTGAGCCATAATCTAGAAGTACCTTCTCCGATTTCAATTCATTCGATTAGCGGTAAAAGGAGCTCGTCTGTGCCAAACACCCCAAGTACTCCTATCAGATCATTCAGCTCTCGACCATCTCGAGTAACCTTGCTACCCACAACAATGGATGAAGAACGAACCTCCGAGTCAGGTAGTAACCAGTAA